A single region of the Novosphingobium sp. SL115 genome encodes:
- a CDS encoding PilZ domain-containing protein, with product MKHFLPPSGTLTGKRAAARVRLHLPARVELLTGTQKCFLEDLSVSGAAIIPRDRLPRIGDSVVVICNPIDAFGVVVWARHGRFGVSFDEPLPMTQVIALRHVADDFADSERERFREEARAWVQGRA from the coding sequence ATGAAACACTTCCTTCCCCCATCGGGAACCCTCACTGGCAAACGCGCCGCCGCCCGCGTGCGGCTGCACCTGCCAGCGCGTGTCGAATTGCTCACCGGCACGCAGAAATGCTTCCTCGAAGATCTTTCGGTCAGTGGTGCCGCCATCATCCCGCGTGATCGCTTGCCCAGAATCGGTGATTCTGTTGTCGTCATCTGCAACCCGATCGATGCCTTTGGCGTCGTGGTCTGGGCGCGGCACGGACGTTTTGGAGTAAGCTTCGATGAACCTCTGCCCATGACGCAGGTCATCGCCCTGCGCCATGTCGCGGATGACTTTGCCGACTCCGAACGCGAACGCTTCCGCGAAGAAGCCCGCGCGTGGGTGCAGGGCCGCGCCTGA
- a CDS encoding TonB-dependent receptor domain-containing protein translates to MKTTTAASLAALAICLVATNPALAQDVTGGTDDAVQEMPQMEGRADAEAGDAAPDEAGIPEAGMPEDDTAIVGEPGQILVVATRIKGQVDAAQPPVAVFDEEAIASYGVGSIQELLTAISPQTSSGRGRGDGMPVILLNGMRISGFREMRGLPPEAIRRVEVLPEEVALKFGYRPDQRVVNFILKDSFNSYGSETELRLPSGGGFTEWEQEFTLAKITGGNRINVTGKLEDASPLTEAERGIVQSAAGGAAAADYRTLIDDSRSAQLNATLARSLGNGAGLSLNMLAQRDNSRSLNGLNTIVQTDTGELQALATRTRTTTLQGGAALNKPLGDWFLALTADGGHVETKTAIDNNGYVDADRALSKTDSLTTLATLSGRGFRLPGGEVALTVKAGFDYSGIESSDTRSTTGTINLKRGDAQAGFSIDVPITSRKEGFGSGIGDISINANAEIHRLSDFGTLYNWGGGLTYSPTDKLTLQASYVAADKAPTLTELGGPTTVTQNVSIYDFTRGETVLATVISGGNPDLVKERQRDWKFGLNWKLPFLKDSTFVAEYFRNRSTNTSNSFPLLTADVEAAFPGRVVRDADGRIVSVDQSGVTFAEEKGARMRYGLNISGNFGKPDPNMQRGPLAGMRPAGAPPPGAGGPPAAGGAPRAGAGGPPPGGGGPRGPGGFNSDGRGRWNLSVYHTVRFQQSVQIAPGGTVLNLLEGDAISSGVARHSIEMEGGGFYRGFGLRASGSYTGGSRIDASGAPGSTTLRFAPIATFDMRLFADLGRMTKLVEDVPFFKGARVSLAVDNVFNAQQRVTDDTGAVPIRYQPGYLDPRGRVFELEFRKQF, encoded by the coding sequence GTGAAGACAACAACCGCGGCATCGCTGGCAGCATTGGCCATCTGTCTTGTGGCGACAAATCCGGCGCTGGCGCAGGATGTGACCGGCGGCACTGATGATGCAGTGCAGGAAATGCCACAGATGGAAGGGCGCGCGGATGCCGAGGCTGGTGATGCCGCACCAGACGAAGCCGGTATCCCTGAAGCGGGCATGCCCGAAGACGACACAGCGATTGTTGGCGAGCCGGGGCAGATTCTGGTGGTGGCGACGCGAATCAAGGGTCAGGTCGATGCCGCCCAACCGCCGGTGGCGGTGTTCGATGAAGAGGCGATTGCATCATATGGCGTGGGATCGATTCAGGAATTGCTGACCGCGATTTCGCCGCAGACGTCGTCCGGGCGTGGGCGTGGTGATGGAATGCCGGTGATTTTGTTGAACGGGATGCGCATTTCGGGTTTCCGGGAAATGCGTGGGCTGCCGCCTGAGGCGATCCGCCGGGTGGAAGTGCTGCCCGAAGAAGTGGCGCTGAAATTCGGCTATCGGCCCGACCAGCGCGTGGTGAACTTTATCCTGAAGGACAGCTTCAACAGTTACGGCAGTGAAACCGAACTGCGCCTGCCCAGTGGCGGCGGCTTTACCGAATGGGAGCAGGAATTCACGTTGGCGAAAATTACTGGCGGTAACCGCATCAACGTGACCGGGAAGCTGGAAGACGCAAGCCCGCTGACCGAAGCAGAGCGCGGCATTGTCCAGTCGGCGGCAGGAGGTGCTGCTGCGGCAGATTATCGCACGCTGATTGATGATTCCCGGTCTGCGCAGTTGAATGCCACACTGGCGCGATCGCTTGGGAATGGCGCGGGGCTGAGCCTGAACATGCTGGCTCAGCGCGACAATTCGCGCAGCCTGAACGGGCTGAACACGATTGTGCAAACCGATACGGGTGAATTGCAGGCGCTGGCAACGCGCACCCGCACCACAACGTTGCAGGGCGGCGCCGCGCTGAACAAGCCGCTGGGCGACTGGTTTCTGGCGCTGACAGCCGATGGCGGGCATGTCGAGACGAAGACTGCTATCGACAACAACGGCTATGTCGATGCCGACCGGGCATTGTCGAAAACGGATTCGCTGACCACCCTTGCGACATTGAGCGGGCGCGGATTTCGCCTGCCGGGTGGCGAAGTGGCGCTTACGGTGAAGGCAGGGTTCGATTATTCGGGAATCGAAAGCAGCGATACGCGCAGCACGACCGGCACAATCAACCTGAAGCGCGGCGATGCGCAGGCAGGGTTCAGCATTGATGTGCCGATTACCAGTCGCAAGGAAGGGTTTGGCAGCGGGATCGGGGATATTTCGATCAACGCCAATGCCGAAATTCACCGTCTTTCCGACTTTGGCACGCTGTATAACTGGGGCGGTGGGCTGACATATTCACCCACCGACAAGCTGACGTTGCAGGCAAGTTACGTTGCGGCGGACAAGGCGCCGACGCTGACGGAACTGGGCGGGCCGACCACGGTGACGCAGAATGTCTCGATCTATGATTTCACGCGCGGGGAAACCGTGCTGGCGACAGTGATAAGCGGCGGCAATCCGGATCTGGTCAAGGAACGGCAGCGTGACTGGAAATTCGGATTGAACTGGAAGTTGCCGTTTTTGAAGGATTCGACCTTTGTGGCCGAATATTTCCGCAACCGGTCGACCAATACCAGCAACAGCTTTCCGCTGTTGACCGCCGATGTCGAGGCAGCGTTTCCGGGACGGGTGGTGCGCGATGCCGACGGGCGGATCGTATCTGTTGACCAGAGCGGCGTGACCTTTGCCGAAGAGAAGGGCGCGCGGATGCGATATGGCCTGAATATTTCGGGCAATTTCGGCAAACCTGATCCCAATATGCAACGCGGCCCCTTGGCAGGAATGCGGCCTGCGGGCGCACCTCCGCCGGGTGCGGGTGGGCCGCCTGCAGCAGGTGGGGCGCCGCGTGCAGGGGCAGGTGGTCCGCCTCCCGGTGGTGGTGGCCCGCGTGGTCCCGGCGGGTTCAATTCTGACGGACGGGGGCGCTGGAACCTTTCAGTCTATCATACGGTGCGGTTCCAGCAGTCTGTGCAGATTGCGCCCGGCGGCACGGTGTTGAACCTGCTGGAGGGTGATGCGATCAGCAGCGGGGTGGCGCGCCATTCCATTGAAATGGAAGGCGGCGGCTTTTATCGCGGGTTCGGCCTGCGGGCGAGCGGCAGCTATACCGGCGGTTCGCGCATTGACGCCAGCGGTGCGCCGGGATCAACCACACTGCGCTTTGCGCCGATTGCCACGTTCGACATGCGGCTGTTTGCCGATTTGGGACGGATGACCAAACTGGTGGAAGACGTGCCGTTCTTCAAAGGCGCGCGGGTTTCGCTTGCCGTCGACAACGTGTTCAACGCCCAGCAGCGCGTGACTGATGATACAGGGGCTGTGCCGATCCGCTATCAGCCGGGCTATCTTGATCCGCGCGGGCGTGTGTTTGAACTGGAATTCCGCAAGCAGTTCTGA
- the infA gene encoding translation initiation factor IF-1: MAKEELLEMRGQVVELLPNAMFRVRLENDHEILGHTAGKMRKNRIRVLVGDEVLVELTPYDLTKGRITYRFMPGRGGPGGF; encoded by the coding sequence ATGGCGAAAGAAGAACTCCTAGAGATGCGCGGCCAGGTCGTGGAACTCCTGCCCAACGCGATGTTCCGCGTCCGCCTTGAAAACGACCACGAAATCCTCGGTCACACCGCTGGCAAGATGCGCAAGAACCGCATCCGCGTTCTGGTCGGTGACGAAGTACTGGTCGAATTGACGCCTTATGACCTTACCAAAGGCCGCATCACCTATCGCTTCATGCCCGGTCGCGGCGGCCCCGGCGGCTTCTGA
- a CDS encoding Maf family protein, which produces MAGDLSPSTLPPLTMAPAPDLVLASASPRRLELLGRLGIAPARVVATDIDESPLKGERPRNHAVRLAAQKARAAAALAPGCVILAGDTVVGAGARILPKAEDEATARQCIALLSGRRHRVFSAVAVITPDGTLREALSETILRFKRLSDEEIEAYIVGGEWHGKAGGYAIQGSAEGFCAWLSGSHSGVVGLPLYETRRLLLAAGIHAR; this is translated from the coding sequence ATGGCGGGCGACCTGTCGCCCTCCACACTGCCTCCTCTGACCATGGCCCCCGCACCCGATCTGGTTCTGGCATCAGCCAGCCCGCGTCGGCTTGAACTGCTGGGGCGTTTGGGCATTGCGCCCGCGCGCGTTGTCGCCACCGATATCGACGAATCCCCGCTCAAGGGCGAACGCCCTCGCAACCACGCGGTGCGCCTTGCCGCGCAAAAGGCGCGCGCCGCCGCCGCGCTTGCGCCCGGCTGCGTGATCCTTGCGGGCGATACCGTGGTCGGCGCCGGTGCGCGCATCCTGCCCAAGGCTGAAGACGAAGCCACTGCCCGCCAATGCATCGCGTTGCTGTCGGGCCGCCGCCATCGCGTCTTTTCCGCTGTCGCCGTCATCACCCCTGACGGCACCCTGCGCGAAGCCCTGTCCGAAACCATCCTGCGCTTCAAACGCCTCTCCGATGAAGAAATCGAGGCCTATATCGTCGGCGGCGAATGGCACGGCAAGGCAGGTGGCTATGCCATTCAGGGCAGTGCCGAGGGCTTCTGCGCATGGCTTTCAGGCAGCCATTCGGGCGTCGTCGGCCTGCCGCTTTACGAAACCCGTCGCCTGCTGCTTGCCGCCGGAATCCATGCCCGCTGA
- a CDS encoding ribonuclease E/G: protein MPAEWLIEHGIAETRAILAHEGRILAARVDWAEPIRPGLVAQAQLIARPAGTRRGTVRLDSGHEALIEQLPRDATEGTTHTIRITRAAIAERGRTKLPVARPAPGEAPRPAPALAQDLAATGTPVRTLPVTENAFAAHGWEDLVEQALSGEIAFSGGTLLVCPTPAMTLIDIDGFAPPAQLSLAAVPAIASALVRLDIGGNVGIDFPTIPDRADRQAVDAALEAALAANGWRGERTGMNGFGFVQLVSRLERPSLVARFARHPAAASVRTLLRTAERVAEPGALLLTAHPRTLDALTPEWEAELSRRTGRIIRRHPDPALALHAGFAQAVPL from the coding sequence ATGCCCGCTGAATGGCTGATTGAACACGGGATCGCCGAAACTCGCGCGATCCTTGCCCACGAAGGCCGCATCCTTGCCGCCCGCGTCGATTGGGCGGAACCCATCCGCCCCGGCCTTGTCGCACAAGCCCAGCTTATTGCTCGCCCTGCAGGCACCCGGCGCGGCACCGTGCGGCTCGATAGCGGCCACGAAGCGCTGATCGAACAACTTCCCCGCGACGCGACCGAAGGCACGACGCACACCATCCGCATCACCCGCGCCGCGATTGCCGAAAGGGGCCGCACCAAGCTGCCCGTCGCCCGCCCCGCCCCCGGTGAAGCTCCCCGCCCTGCGCCTGCACTGGCGCAAGACCTTGCCGCCACCGGCACACCCGTCCGCACCCTGCCCGTCACCGAAAATGCTTTTGCTGCCCACGGCTGGGAAGATCTGGTCGAACAGGCGCTGTCAGGCGAAATCGCCTTTTCCGGCGGCACCTTGCTGGTCTGCCCCACGCCTGCCATGACGCTGATCGACATCGACGGTTTCGCCCCGCCCGCACAGCTTTCCCTTGCCGCAGTCCCGGCCATCGCCAGCGCGCTGGTTCGCCTCGACATTGGCGGCAATGTCGGGATCGACTTTCCTACCATACCCGACCGCGCCGATCGGCAGGCGGTCGATGCCGCTCTAGAAGCCGCCTTGGCCGCCAATGGCTGGCGCGGCGAACGCACCGGCATGAACGGCTTCGGCTTCGTCCAGCTCGTCTCCCGGCTTGAACGCCCCTCGCTCGTCGCCCGCTTCGCCCGCCACCCTGCCGCCGCCTCGGTCCGCACCCTGCTGCGCACGGCTGAGCGCGTGGCAGAGCCCGGCGCACTCCTGCTCACCGCCCATCCACGCACGCTCGACGCGCTCACGCCTGAATGGGAAGCCGAACTTTCCCGCCGCACTGGCCGCATCATCCGCCGTCATCCCGATCCTGCGCTTGCCCTTCACGCCGGATTCGCGCAGGCGGTGCCGCTATGA
- the yacG gene encoding DNA gyrase inhibitor YacG, with product MTVAPIKRCPICAKPRSEAHSPFCSNRCRDRDLVRWLDGGYALPGRPVDEDPED from the coding sequence ATGACCGTCGCTCCCATCAAACGCTGCCCGATCTGTGCAAAACCGCGCAGCGAAGCCCACAGTCCGTTCTGCTCCAACCGCTGCCGCGACCGCGATCTCGTGCGCTGGCTGGATGGCGGCTACGCCCTTCCCGGCCGACCTGTGGATGAAGACCCCGAAGACTGA
- a CDS encoding sensor histidine kinase, giving the protein MIVDDRLETVLRTTVAGKTAARTQLRQIVDLLGTVPLADWNQRHAAALERADLLASTLSDDECAAILRAVPHRSAVLAYHFGNGSPRVASASIAAANLSEEDWLALIPRLPVRARGFVRHRNNLTEKVRELLSRLGVDDFLLSAPPVGNANDTALDLAGAADIEIVQPAPQTPAAVAKQPAPAQPPAQPIFAAQAENEEGIGAIVRRIEAFRRRRDEREAGTAKAIDAPSNAAWAGVAPLLPFVDDHGNPPALPAFIDVRTDAHGIVTQASIEPVGMLAGSRLFNANPASPVHCDPGTASAFRMHQPIRGGQIRIEGAPGVAGDWQVDGTPGFARDGGRFTGYLLRLRRIQAVVQPDRTALASAGEADRLRQLLHELRTPINAIQGFAEVIQQQVFGATPHQYRAMAASIASDAAQMLAGFEEIERLVKLESRMLSLDPGEADFGGVVARLVEQVSPVFAARNVRLTVSLNGRDMIVNFAPEEVERAVWRALSVITASVAPGERLAIELAATLCDNVRTASLAITLPAALQKLDDAALFAPDAGGTSGLTASSMLGNGFALRLARAEFMAGGGVLRREGARLRIDLPCKTDDSHTDDDHTVAPVASSAAAG; this is encoded by the coding sequence ATGATCGTCGACGACCGCCTTGAAACCGTGCTGCGTACGACCGTGGCCGGCAAGACGGCAGCACGCACGCAGTTGCGGCAGATTGTCGATCTGCTGGGCACCGTGCCGCTGGCCGATTGGAATCAGCGCCATGCCGCCGCGCTGGAACGCGCCGATTTGCTGGCATCCACTTTGTCCGATGACGAATGCGCCGCCATATTGCGTGCCGTTCCGCACCGCTCCGCCGTTCTGGCCTACCATTTCGGCAATGGCAGCCCGCGCGTTGCGTCAGCCTCAATCGCCGCAGCAAACCTGTCAGAAGAGGACTGGCTCGCCCTGATCCCGCGCCTGCCCGTAAGGGCGCGCGGTTTCGTGCGGCATCGCAACAACCTGACCGAAAAAGTGCGTGAACTTTTGTCGCGCCTTGGCGTCGATGATTTCCTTCTGTCAGCACCACCCGTTGGCAACGCAAACGACACGGCGCTGGACCTTGCAGGCGCGGCTGATATCGAAATCGTGCAACCTGCACCGCAAACTCCTGCGGCCGTTGCCAAACAGCCTGCTCCCGCCCAACCCCCAGCCCAACCCATCTTCGCGGCACAAGCCGAGAACGAGGAAGGCATCGGTGCCATAGTCCGCCGCATCGAAGCCTTCCGCCGCCGTCGTGATGAGCGTGAGGCAGGCACTGCAAAGGCGATTGACGCGCCATCGAATGCTGCATGGGCAGGCGTTGCCCCACTGCTGCCGTTTGTTGACGACCACGGCAACCCGCCAGCCCTGCCCGCATTCATCGACGTGCGCACAGATGCCCATGGCATTGTCACGCAAGCCAGCATCGAACCGGTCGGTATGTTGGCTGGCAGCCGCCTGTTCAACGCCAACCCCGCCAGTCCGGTGCATTGCGATCCCGGCACAGCTTCGGCATTCCGCATGCACCAGCCGATTCGTGGCGGCCAGATCAGGATCGAAGGTGCGCCGGGTGTTGCTGGCGACTGGCAAGTGGACGGCACGCCCGGCTTTGCGCGCGATGGAGGTCGGTTCACCGGCTACCTGCTGCGGCTGCGGCGCATCCAGGCCGTGGTTCAACCAGATCGTACCGCCCTTGCCAGTGCGGGAGAAGCGGATCGCTTGCGCCAGTTGCTGCATGAACTGCGCACGCCGATCAACGCGATTCAGGGTTTTGCCGAAGTGATCCAGCAACAGGTGTTTGGTGCTACACCGCATCAATATCGCGCCATGGCCGCCAGCATCGCATCGGATGCAGCGCAGATGCTGGCCGGGTTCGAAGAAATCGAACGTCTGGTGAAGCTGGAAAGCCGCATGCTGTCGCTCGATCCGGGTGAGGCTGATTTTGGCGGTGTCGTCGCGCGGCTGGTGGAACAAGTTTCACCCGTATTCGCCGCGCGCAATGTGCGCCTTACTGTATCGCTGAATGGCCGCGATATGATCGTGAACTTCGCGCCGGAAGAAGTTGAGCGCGCGGTCTGGCGCGCCCTGTCGGTCATCACCGCCAGTGTGGCACCGGGCGAACGCCTTGCCATCGAACTTGCCGCCACACTTTGCGACAACGTCCGGACGGCTTCACTGGCCATCACCCTTCCTGCTGCCTTGCAAAAGCTGGATGATGCCGCGCTGTTTGCACCCGATGCCGGCGGCACCAGTGGATTGACCGCATCTTCCATGCTCGGCAACGGTTTTGCCCTGCGTCTTGCCCGCGCGGAATTCATGGCAGGCGGCGGCGTGCTGCGGCGCGAAGGCGCACGTCTGCGCATCGATCTTCCCTGCAAGACCGATGACAGTCATACCGACGATGACCACACTGTTGCCCCTGTGGCCTCCAGCGCGGCGGCAGGCTGA
- a CDS encoding polysaccharide deacetylase family protein produces the protein MSGDTVNQRPEILRMPNDADIVRFSRDFGTRFVITVDTEEEFDWSKPLDRTSHGLDHVPRLAKFQQFCEGFGIVPIYLIDYPVACDPRAAEILRDAIAAGRAEVGVQLHPWVSPPHDEDVNVHNSFAGNLSPDLERAKFRKLRDTIEKAFGVGPMIYRAGRYGVGPATAAILSECAIAIDTSVRSRFDYSATGGPNFRDHPLCPWWIDKRGGLMEMPLTTMFWGPLRRYGQKIYPALWRVPRLRGALARLGLLERIPLTPEGVTMDEAIKGIDVALEEGLPILVFSFHSPSLHPGLTPYVHNDTDLDSFYNWWRGVFDHLQKRGVKPACVKDVMAAAEI, from the coding sequence ATGTCCGGAGATACAGTGAACCAGCGCCCCGAAATCCTCCGCATGCCCAACGATGCGGATATTGTTCGTTTTTCACGGGATTTCGGCACGCGCTTTGTCATCACGGTCGATACCGAAGAGGAATTTGACTGGAGCAAGCCGCTTGACCGGACCAGCCACGGGCTTGACCACGTGCCGCGCCTCGCCAAATTTCAGCAGTTCTGCGAAGGTTTCGGAATCGTCCCGATCTATCTGATCGACTACCCTGTAGCATGTGACCCGCGCGCCGCCGAAATCCTGCGCGACGCCATTGCCGCGGGACGCGCCGAAGTGGGGGTGCAACTTCACCCCTGGGTCAGCCCACCGCATGACGAAGACGTCAATGTCCACAACAGCTTTGCCGGCAACCTCTCGCCCGATCTGGAACGCGCCAAGTTCCGCAAACTGCGCGACACCATTGAAAAGGCGTTCGGCGTTGGCCCGATGATCTATCGTGCCGGTCGCTATGGCGTTGGCCCCGCAACGGCTGCAATCCTGTCCGAATGCGCCATCGCCATCGACACCTCCGTCCGGTCGCGCTTTGATTACAGCGCCACCGGCGGCCCGAACTTTCGCGATCATCCGCTGTGCCCATGGTGGATCGACAAGCGCGGCGGGTTGATGGAAATGCCGCTGACCACGATGTTCTGGGGACCGCTGCGCCGCTATGGCCAGAAGATCTACCCGGCACTGTGGCGCGTGCCCCGCCTTCGTGGCGCACTGGCCCGGCTTGGCCTGCTTGAACGTATTCCGCTAACCCCGGAAGGCGTGACCATGGATGAAGCGATCAAAGGCATTGATGTGGCGCTTGAAGAAGGACTGCCCATCCTTGTCTTCTCGTTCCACAGCCCCTCGCTGCACCCCGGCCTGACGCCTTACGTACATAATGATACCGATCTCGATTCCTTCTATAACTGGTGGCGTGGCGTATTCGACCACTTGCAAAAGCGCGGGGTCAAACCGGCCTGCGTAAAGGACGTGATGGCTGCCGCCGAAATCTGA
- a CDS encoding ABC-F family ATP-binding cassette domain-containing protein, producing the protein MLTINGITVRLGGRDIISRASAAIPPRARVGLVGRNGAGKSTLVKAIIAEIEPDEGSIEMPRRTRLGYLAQEAPAGATTPFETVLAADVERTQLMAEAETCTDPDRLGDVHERLLAIDAYSAPARAARILIGLGFDEDMQARPLDSFSGGWRMRVALAALLFSAPDVLLLDEPSNHLDLEATLWLENFLKAYPGTLLLISHERDLLNNVADHILHLHGGKLTLYPGGYDSFERQRNERLAQQAAARAAQEVQAEKLRDYIARNSARASTAKQAQSRAKMLARMQPIAAMIEDPSLSFGFPDPEELRPPLITLDLAAVGYAPGKPVLQRLNLRIDPDDRIALLGRNGNGKTTLARLLAAQLTPMEGEMNATGKMQVGYFTQYQVEELAGGATPLELMTRAMEGKTPAAVRAQLGRFGFSGNRATSIISTLSGGERARLALALVTRDAPHMLVLDEPTNHLDIDAREALVQALNAYKGAVILISHDRHMAELVADRLVLVDGGTAKPFDGNIEDYIDFILGRNQSKGGQSSEPKEKGNGGQDRKARAMARDEQRALKKKATAAEAAVAKLQAEIAALDRAMFEPSSAPPALAKLTMGDLAHKRGALAKELEKAEEIWIAAEEAMDTTA; encoded by the coding sequence ATGCTGACAATCAATGGCATTACCGTGCGCCTTGGCGGGCGCGACATCATTTCCCGTGCTTCTGCGGCCATTCCGCCACGCGCGCGCGTTGGTCTTGTCGGCCGCAATGGCGCGGGCAAGTCCACGCTGGTCAAGGCGATCATCGCCGAAATCGAGCCGGACGAAGGCTCCATCGAAATGCCACGCCGCACACGGCTGGGCTATCTGGCACAGGAAGCCCCCGCAGGCGCGACCACCCCGTTTGAAACGGTGCTGGCTGCCGACGTGGAACGCACGCAATTGATGGCGGAAGCCGAAACCTGCACCGATCCTGATCGCCTAGGTGATGTACACGAACGCCTGCTTGCCATCGATGCTTACAGCGCGCCTGCCCGCGCCGCCCGAATCCTGATCGGCCTAGGCTTTGACGAAGACATGCAGGCTCGTCCGCTCGACAGTTTTTCGGGTGGCTGGCGCATGCGTGTCGCCCTTGCCGCGCTGCTGTTTTCCGCGCCCGATGTGCTGCTGCTCGACGAACCTTCGAACCACCTCGATCTTGAAGCGACGCTGTGGCTTGAAAACTTCCTCAAGGCCTACCCCGGCACCCTGCTGCTCATCAGCCACGAACGCGATCTGCTGAACAATGTGGCCGACCATATCCTGCACCTGCATGGCGGCAAGCTGACGCTTTATCCCGGCGGCTATGACAGCTTTGAACGCCAGCGGAACGAACGTCTGGCCCAGCAGGCCGCCGCGCGCGCCGCACAGGAAGTTCAGGCCGAAAAGCTGCGCGATTACATCGCCCGCAACAGCGCCCGCGCATCCACCGCCAAGCAGGCCCAATCGCGCGCCAAGATGCTGGCACGGATGCAACCCATCGCCGCGATGATCGAAGATCCCTCGCTCAGCTTCGGGTTCCCTGACCCTGAAGAACTGCGCCCCCCGCTCATCACGCTCGATCTGGCGGCGGTCGGCTATGCTCCCGGCAAGCCGGTGCTGCAACGGTTGAACCTGCGCATCGATCCGGATGATCGCATTGCCCTGCTGGGCCGCAACGGCAACGGCAAGACCACGCTGGCCCGCCTGCTGGCCGCCCAGCTTACCCCGATGGAAGGGGAAATGAACGCCACCGGCAAGATGCAGGTGGGCTATTTCACCCAGTATCAGGTCGAAGAACTGGCAGGCGGCGCCACCCCGCTGGAATTGATGACCCGCGCGATGGAAGGCAAGACGCCCGCTGCCGTGCGTGCGCAACTGGGCCGTTTCGGCTTTTCGGGTAATCGCGCCACGTCGATCATCAGCACGCTTTCGGGCGGTGAACGCGCGCGTCTGGCGCTTGCGCTGGTCACCCGCGATGCTCCTCATATGCTGGTGCTCGACGAACCGACCAACCACCTTGATATCGATGCGCGCGAAGCGCTGGTGCAAGCGCTCAACGCCTACAAGGGCGCGGTGATCCTCATCAGCCACGACCGTCACATGGCCGAACTCGTGGCCGACCGGCTGGTGCTGGTCGATGGCGGCACGGCCAAACCGTTTGATGGCAATATCGAAGATTACATCGACTTCATCCTTGGCCGCAATCAGTCCAAGGGTGGCCAATCGAGCGAGCCAAAGGAGAAAGGCAATGGCGGACAGGACCGCAAGGCCCGTGCCATGGCCCGCGATGAACAGCGCGCGCTGAAGAAAAAGGCGACGGCAGCCGAAGCCGCCGTCGCCAAACTTCAGGCCGAAATCGCTGCGCTGGACCGCGCGATGTTCGAACCATCCAGCGCGCCCCCTGCCCTTGCCAAGCTGACCATGGGCGATCTAGCGCACAAGCGCGGCGCGCTGGCCAAAGAACTGGAAAAGGCGGAAGAAATCTGGATCGCTGCCGAAGAAGCGATGGATACTACCGCCTGA